In Geotalea uraniireducens, one genomic interval encodes:
- a CDS encoding DnaJ family domain-containing protein, which translates to MSIFAAIAERKIREAIERGELADLALKGQPIVHEDLTFVPEELRMGYKILKNAGVLPEELELKREIVTLEGLLAACRDEEERQAVKKRLTAQRLRFDLLMEKIRRNGAFQQYAAAAEQKLCG; encoded by the coding sequence ATGAGTATTTTCGCCGCGATTGCGGAACGGAAAATCCGCGAAGCCATTGAGCGGGGCGAGCTGGCCGACCTGGCGCTCAAAGGGCAACCGATCGTTCATGAAGATCTGACCTTCGTTCCTGAAGAACTGCGGATGGGCTATAAAATCCTGAAAAACGCCGGCGTGCTGCCGGAAGAGCTGGAGCTAAAGCGGGAGATCGTCACGCTGGAGGGGTTGTTGGCGGCCTGCCGGGATGAGGAGGAGCGGCAGGCGGTGAAGAAACGACTGACGGCCCAACGGCTGCGCTTTGACCTGCTGATGGAGAAGATTCGCCGCAATGGTGCCTTTCAACAGTATGCCGCCGCGGCCGAACAGAAGCTCTGCGGCTGA
- a CDS encoding THUMP domain-containing class I SAM-dependent RNA methyltransferase, giving the protein MRSGQRETPVAGSYPFFAATARGVEELLAAEMARLGLDGIAVEKGGVRFAGDLAACYRANLWLRTASRVLLQVASFPCDSPERLYEGVRSIPWQQWLTPEMTLAVECNLRDSVLTHSGFVALKTKDAIVDALRDRFGRRPNVAPKDPDLLVNIHLARNRCTVSLDSSGAGLDKRGYRTETGEAPLRETLAAALVDFTGWDGTVPLVDPMCGSGTILIEAALKALDRAPGLIRQRFGFQRWRGYEPNLWEELCSEAREREQATLPLALLGRDRLENVLMAARKNSRRAGVAQVVSFMRGDIRSFTPPEQPGVILFNPPYGQRLGEEEQLKVLYRQIGDVLKQRCAGHTAWIFTGSLNLAKEVGLKASRRIVLYNGPLECRLLKFDLY; this is encoded by the coding sequence ATGAGGAGCGGGCAACGCGAGACACCAGTGGCCGGCAGCTATCCGTTTTTTGCCGCCACCGCCCGCGGGGTCGAAGAGCTGCTGGCCGCCGAGATGGCCCGGCTGGGGCTCGACGGGATCGCCGTTGAGAAAGGGGGGGTACGGTTTGCCGGTGACCTGGCCGCCTGCTACCGAGCCAATCTCTGGCTGCGGACCGCCAGCCGGGTCCTGCTCCAGGTGGCCAGTTTCCCGTGCGATTCGCCGGAGCGCCTCTATGAGGGGGTCCGAAGCATTCCCTGGCAGCAGTGGCTGACCCCTGAAATGACCCTGGCGGTGGAGTGCAACCTCCGCGATTCGGTGCTGACCCACTCGGGTTTCGTGGCGCTGAAGACCAAGGATGCCATCGTCGATGCGTTGCGGGACCGCTTCGGCCGCCGGCCGAATGTGGCACCGAAGGATCCGGACCTGCTGGTGAATATCCACCTGGCCCGGAATCGGTGTACCGTCAGCCTCGACTCGTCGGGGGCCGGCCTCGACAAGCGGGGATACCGGACCGAGACCGGTGAGGCGCCGCTGCGGGAAACGTTGGCGGCGGCCCTGGTCGATTTTACCGGCTGGGACGGGACGGTGCCGCTGGTTGATCCGATGTGTGGCTCGGGAACGATCCTGATCGAGGCGGCGCTGAAGGCGCTGGACCGGGCGCCGGGGCTGATCCGGCAACGCTTCGGTTTTCAGCGTTGGCGCGGTTACGAGCCGAATCTCTGGGAGGAACTCTGCTCCGAGGCGCGGGAACGGGAGCAGGCGACGCTGCCGCTGGCGCTGCTCGGTCGGGACCGGCTGGAAAATGTTCTCATGGCGGCGCGGAAGAATAGCCGGCGGGCCGGGGTCGCTCAGGTCGTCTCGTTTATGCGAGGCGACATCCGGAGTTTCACCCCTCCCGAGCAGCCGGGGGTGATCCTCTTTAATCCCCCCTACGGGCAACGGCTCGGCGAGGAAGAACAGCTGAAGGTTCTCTACCGGCAGATCGGCGATGTGCTTAAGCAGCGCTGTGCCGGTCATACCGCCTGGATCTTCACCGGCAGTCTCAATCTGGCCAAAGAGGTGGGACTCAAGGCCTCCCGGAGGATCGTCCTCTATAACGGCCCCCTGGAATGCCGGTTGCTGAAGTTCGATCTGTATTGA
- a CDS encoding SIR2 family NAD-dependent protein deacylase, translating into MEREEQCRRAAAAIRAARVLVITAGAGMGVDSGLPDFRGDRGFWNAYPMYERLGISFVGAANPDHFERDPPFGWGFYGHRTNLYRETVPHAGFAILREWIDRFGLDYFVVTSNVDGQFQKAGFAEDRILEVHGSIHYLQCTRPCSMAIWANTESIDVDLTTMRATTLPRCRHCDAVARPNILMFGDYGWISDRTSRQERHFDEFLTDSRGTLTVAIEMGAGTAIPTIRYLTEQIAARPAAAAIRINPREAQIAWPHVSLSLGALAGLTAIDAELRRSAGQ; encoded by the coding sequence ATGGAGCGCGAAGAGCAGTGCCGTCGTGCCGCCGCTGCGATCCGTGCCGCCCGGGTGCTGGTAATCACGGCCGGCGCCGGGATGGGTGTCGATTCCGGTCTGCCCGATTTTCGCGGCGACCGCGGCTTCTGGAACGCCTACCCGATGTATGAGCGGCTCGGCATCAGTTTTGTCGGGGCTGCCAATCCCGACCATTTCGAGCGAGACCCGCCATTCGGCTGGGGATTTTACGGCCATCGGACCAATCTCTACCGGGAGACCGTCCCCCATGCCGGATTTGCCATCCTTCGGGAGTGGATCGACCGTTTCGGGCTCGACTATTTCGTCGTTACCTCCAATGTTGACGGTCAGTTCCAGAAGGCGGGTTTTGCCGAGGACCGGATTCTCGAGGTCCACGGTTCCATTCATTATTTACAGTGCACCAGACCGTGCTCCATGGCGATCTGGGCCAATACGGAGAGTATCGACGTGGATCTGACGACCATGCGGGCGACGACGCTCCCCCGCTGCCGCCATTGCGACGCGGTGGCCCGCCCCAATATCCTGATGTTTGGCGATTACGGCTGGATCAGCGACCGGACGAGCCGCCAAGAGCGCCATTTCGACGAATTTCTCACCGACAGCCGGGGGACGTTGACCGTGGCGATTGAAATGGGCGCCGGGACTGCCATCCCGACCATCCGTTACCTGACCGAACAGATTGCGGCCCGTCCTGCTGCGGCGGCAATTCGGATCAATCCGCGGGAGGCGCAGATCGCCTGGCCCCACGTCTCGCTGTCGCTCGGCGCCCTGGCCGGACTGACGGCGATCGATGCCGAACTGCGCCGGAGTGCCGGACAATGA
- a CDS encoding ADP-ribose-binding protein — translation MEEAPVIEWEGELWQLLDGGIVAITTNGFVTPQGLAVLGRGCAREARERFPDLPGILGELLSRRGNHVHYLGHGLVSFPVEESPFENPDLRLIRRSAAELVALADHHGWTRVAVPRPGCGGGGLSWRDVRPLLAPLFNDRFLIVAKPGERG, via the coding sequence ATGGAGGAAGCGCCGGTGATCGAGTGGGAAGGAGAACTGTGGCAACTGCTGGATGGCGGGATTGTCGCGATTACCACCAACGGGTTCGTAACGCCGCAGGGGCTGGCGGTCCTCGGCCGAGGCTGCGCCCGCGAGGCCCGGGAGCGCTTTCCGGACCTGCCTGGAATCCTGGGCGAACTGCTCAGCCGTCGCGGCAATCACGTCCACTACCTGGGGCACGGGCTGGTCAGCTTCCCGGTCGAAGAGAGCCCCTTTGAAAATCCCGACCTGCGCCTGATCCGGCGTTCCGCCGCCGAGCTGGTTGCCTTGGCCGACCACCATGGCTGGACCAGAGTGGCGGTCCCCCGGCCCGGCTGCGGAGGCGGCGGACTCTCCTGGCGCGACGTTCGTCCACTGCTCGCCCCGCTCTTCAACGACCGATTCCTGATAGTCGCCAAGCCCGGTGAACGAGGCTAA
- a CDS encoding Nif3-like dinuclear metal center hexameric protein has protein sequence MNTLKVSDLLGIINKIAPPFLAETWDNVGLMVGNPAAPVSRIMVALDGGADVIAAAISDGCQLLLTHHPFIFQPLKKISAADPSGQLIIDAIKNDLAVISLHTNYDIATGGMNDQLAMALGVGNCRPLKVTAPAEFVKLAVFVPEGHEEQVLEALFRSCGEIGNYRDCSFQAAGSGTFRPLPGAVPYIGEVGRREVVAEKRIEVLVRKESLAAAVAAMLKAHPYEEPAFDLYPLLNRGEERGLGRIGELPASVTLDAFAAEVKRRLGLTNVRFVGAADRPVKRVALCGGSGMSLMRDAYRQGADVFVTGDVKYHEARDAEALGLALLDAGHFGTEILMVEQVVGRVGEELALRRYDAEIIAFRGEREPFVFR, from the coding sequence ATGAATACTCTTAAAGTTTCGGATCTACTTGGAATCATTAATAAAATAGCCCCGCCATTCCTGGCCGAAACCTGGGATAACGTGGGGCTGATGGTGGGAAACCCGGCCGCGCCGGTTTCCCGGATCATGGTGGCCCTCGATGGCGGCGCCGACGTCATAGCGGCGGCCATCAGCGACGGCTGTCAGCTCCTCCTCACCCATCATCCCTTTATTTTCCAGCCCCTGAAGAAGATTTCCGCAGCCGATCCCTCCGGACAACTCATCATCGATGCCATCAAGAACGATCTGGCCGTTATTTCCCTCCATACCAACTACGATATCGCCACCGGCGGGATGAACGACCAGCTGGCGATGGCCCTTGGCGTCGGCAACTGCCGGCCGCTCAAGGTGACCGCACCGGCGGAATTTGTCAAACTGGCAGTCTTTGTGCCCGAGGGGCATGAGGAGCAGGTGTTGGAAGCATTGTTCCGCTCGTGTGGGGAGATTGGTAACTATCGTGACTGTTCGTTCCAGGCGGCTGGTAGCGGCACCTTCAGACCGCTGCCGGGGGCTGTGCCGTACATTGGCGAGGTAGGGAGACGGGAAGTCGTTGCCGAGAAGCGGATTGAAGTGCTGGTCCGCAAGGAGTCGCTCGCGGCCGCCGTTGCGGCGATGCTCAAGGCTCATCCGTACGAGGAGCCGGCGTTTGACCTGTATCCACTCCTTAATCGGGGCGAAGAGCGAGGCTTGGGGCGCATCGGCGAACTGCCGGCGTCGGTGACTCTCGATGCGTTTGCGGCAGAGGTGAAGCGGCGGCTCGGCCTGACAAATGTGCGGTTCGTCGGTGCCGCCGACCGCCCGGTGAAGCGGGTGGCGCTTTGCGGCGGCAGCGGAATGTCGCTGATGCGGGACGCGTACCGGCAGGGCGCGGACGTTTTTGTCACCGGCGATGTGAAGTATCACGAAGCGCGGGATGCCGAGGCGCTCGGGCTGGCCTTGCTGGATGCGGGGCATTTTGGGACGGAGATCCTGATGGTGGAACAGGTCGTCGGTCGCGTCGGCGAGGAGCTGGCGCTGCGGCGATACGATGCGGAAATCATAGCGTTCAGGGGAGAGCGGGAGCCGTTTGTCTTTCGGTAA